The following are encoded together in the Actinomycetota bacterium genome:
- a CDS encoding TrkA family potassium uptake protein: protein MKIAIAGAGNVGRFMAKDLLRLGHTVILIDQNAELIKKHQHRIAATWVVADATEPLTLQGAGLSTCDVMVAATGDDKVNLVSSLLAKQEFGIRRVVARV, encoded by the coding sequence ATGAAAATTGCCATCGCCGGCGCCGGTAACGTCGGCCGGTTCATGGCCAAGGACCTGTTGAGGCTGGGCCATACCGTGATCCTGATCGACCAGAATGCGGAGCTGATCAAAAAGCACCAGCACCGGATCGCAGCCACCTGGGTGGTTGCGGACGCCACCGAGCCGTTGACCCTTCAGGGGGCCGGGCTATCCACGTGCGACGTCATGGTCGCTGCGACGGGCGACGACAAGGTCAACCTGGTTTCATCGCTGCTGGCGAAGCAGGAGTTCGGAATCCGCCGGGTCGTCGCCCGGGT